A part of Phoenix dactylifera cultivar Barhee BC4 chromosome 2, palm_55x_up_171113_PBpolish2nd_filt_p, whole genome shotgun sequence genomic DNA contains:
- the LOC103708499 gene encoding auxin-responsive protein SAUR32-like has protein sequence MRGEDKHGQHHHHQEQHHHHHHRLLSFHFHMPHLGHGHEKGMAMRKGWMGIRVGQEGEEQQRFVVPVDYLKHPLFVGLLDQAEKEYGFEHEGAITIPCGVDHFRHVQGIIDRDTAAAAHHHHHHHHHHHHHPHHHHLPHFAGCFRA, from the coding sequence ATGAGAGGTGAAGATAAACACGgacagcatcatcatcatcaggaacAGCATCACCATCACCATCACCGTTTGTTGAGCTTTCACTTCCACATGCCGCACCTGGGCCACGGGCACGAGAAGGGGATGGCGATGAGGAAGGGGTGGATGGGGATTAGGGTGGGGCAGGAGGGGGAGGAGCAGCAGCGGTTCGTCGTGCCGGTGGACTACTTGAAGCACCCGCTCTTCGTCGGCCTGCTCGACCAGGCCGAGAAGGAGTACGGGTTCGAGCACGAGGGAGCCATCACCATCCCTTGCGGCGTCGACCACTTCCGCCACGTCCAGGGCATCATCGACCGcgacaccgccgccgccgcccaccaccaccaccatcaccaccaccaccaccaccaccacccccaccaccaccaccttccTCACTTTGCCGGATGCTTTAGGGCTTGA